The genomic segment TACTACTAACTTTGCAATATACTCTTTAAATTCCTGATCGTAAGATCTACGCATAGTGACACGCTCCGCTCTGTAAACTTGTGTTACAAGTCTCTCCATATCGTGTCCACTTTATAGTCTATATTCAATCGTGCCCAAACCGAGCGGAGAGTGAAAGAAAAGGTAACGCAAGAGGTCCTATCGTACCCAAACCGAGCGGAGAGTGAAAGAAAAGGTAACGCAAGAGATCCTATCGTGCCCAAACCGAGCGGAGAGTGAGCTGAATGTAGAATGCAATGAACAGGGTTAGTAGAGTTGGTTGGGTGTGATAGTTTTAGGTGTAGGTAGGTGTTGGTTGGCTTTGATACCTTGAAAATGGTTGTTAGCTTATAAGTTGTTTTCTGAGGTTTTAATGATAGTTGTTAGGATCTTTTTGAGTTCGAGGCATTTGCTTAGTAGTTCTTGACCCTGTTCATTGTTAATATATTCGGATATTCGGAGAAGTTCAAGCCAATATAAAGTCTCGGAAACTTCTTTTAGGGAGATATTTAACTTGTAGATAAAATCTCTTTTTGATTGTGCAACCGTTGCTTCTGCTATGTTTGCACCAATACTTGTACCAGAACGTAATATCTGTTTTGACATAACATATTCTTTTTTCTCACTAACTAAGTGTTAATTATACATAGTGAAAAATGAAATGACTTGTCCTTTATTATATTTTCACTCATTCCTTTCACCTCCTAACTAGGTGGGACATTGGACCTTCAAAGCAAAACCCACAAATGATTCTACATCCTACATTAAAGAAAGAAAATAAAAAGCTTGAGGATTTTCTCCTCAAGCTTTTTATTTTCTTTCTGCAACGTTCAAACGATTAATCGCGCGTTTAAGTGCGTTCTCTGCACGTTTGAAGTCGATGTCATCTTGTTTTGCTTTTTCCATACGACGCTCTGCTCGTTCTTTAGCAGCGCGAGCACGGGAGATGTCGATATCTGATGGCAATTCAGCTGATTCTGCTAAGATACTTACTTGATCGCCGCGTACTTCCATAATTCCGCCAGTGATCGCTACAAGTGTGATTTCAGAATCTTTTTTAATTCGAACCGCTCCAATGGTTAAAGGAGTAACTAAAGGGATATGGTTTGGTAGAATACCAAGTCCGCCATTAATTGTTTTCACGCTTACCATTTCAACGTCTCCATCGAATACTTTACCATCAGGGGTTACAACACTGACATTCATTGTCTTCATGAAAAACCCTCCTTAAGCACTCTTGGCGCCGCCATCAAAGGTGATGGCGACTCGAGTGGAGACTTGTTTATGCCATTTGCTTCGCTTTTTCAACAACTTCTTCGATACGTCCAACAAGACGGAATGCGTCTTCTGGAAGATCGTCATACTTACCATCAAGGATTTCACCGAAACCTTTGATTGTTTCTTTAACTGGTACGTATGATCCTGGTTGTCCAGTGAACTGCTCAGCAACGTGGAAGTTTTGTGATAAGAAGAATTGAATACGACGAGCACGGTGTACTACTAGCTTGTCATCTTCAGATAACTCATCCATACCAAGGATTGCAATGATATCTTGTAACTCTTTATATTTTTGAAGTGTTTGCTGTACACGACGAGCTACTTCATAGTGTTCTTTACCTACGATTTCAGGAGCTAATGCTCTTGAAGTCGATGCAAGTGGGTCTACCGCAGGGTAAATACCCATCTCAGAAAGCTTACGCTCAAGGTTAGTAGTTGCATCTAAGTGAGCGAATGCTGTAGCAGGAGCTGGATCCGTATAGTCATCGGCAGGTACATAGATCGCTTGGATCGATGTTACAGAACCTGTTTTTGTCGATGTGATACGCTCTTGAAGCTGACCCATCTCTGTTGCTAGTGTTGGCTGATAACCTACCGCTGAAGGCATACGTCCAAGAAGGGCTGAAACCTCAGAACCTGCTTGTGTAAAGCGGAAGATGTTATCTACGAATAATAATACGTCCGCACCTTGGTCATCACGGAAGTATTCTGCCATTGTAAGACCTGTAAGAGCAACACGCATACGTGCTCCAGGTGGCTCGTTCATCTGACCGAATACCATCGCTGTTTTCTTGATAACTCCAGAATCACTCATCTCGTGGAAAAGGTCATTTCCTTCACGAGTACGCTCACCTACACCGGCGAATACAGAGATACCACCGTGCTCTTGAGCGATGTTGTTGATTAATTCCTGGATTAATACTGTTTTACCTACACCGGCACCACCGAATAAACCGATCTTACCACCCTTGATGTAAGGAGCTAGTAAGTCTACTACTTTAATTCCTGTTTCAAGAATTTCAGTTTTTGTAGATAGTTCTTCATATTTAGGTGCAGATCTATGAATTGGGTCTCTTCTTACATCAGCCGGTACTGGCTCATCTAAGTCGATATTTTCCCCTAATACGTTAAATACGCGTCCTAATGTTACTTCACCTACTGGTACGGAAATAGCTGCGCCAGTATCAACAACTTCTAATCCACGAACAACACCGTCTGTAGAAGCCATTGCAATTGTACGAACTGAGTCGTCACCTAAGTGAAGAGCAACTTCTAATGTTAACTCGATATCTACTTCACCAGCATGTTGTGCTTTGTGAGAGATTTTTAAAGCGTTATATATCTCAGGTAGTTCACCGCGGTTGAACTTTACGTCAACTACAGGTCCCATAACTTGAGTTACGCGTCCTTTGTTCATTAATTTTTCCTCCTAACTTCCGAGAGTTATTCAAGAGCTGCCGCTCCACCAACAATCTCTGTAATCTCTTGTGTGATTGCAGCTTGTCGTGCACGGTTATACGTAAGTGTAAGATCGTCGATAAGGGCACCAGCATTGTCTGTCGCCGAGCTCATCGCCGTC from the Anaerobacillus alkaliphilus genome contains:
- a CDS encoding F0F1 ATP synthase subunit epsilon, whose translation is MKTMNVSVVTPDGKVFDGDVEMVSVKTINGGLGILPNHIPLVTPLTIGAVRIKKDSEITLVAITGGIMEVRGDQVSILAESAELPSDIDISRARAAKERAERRMEKAKQDDIDFKRAENALKRAINRLNVAERK
- the atpD gene encoding F0F1 ATP synthase subunit beta; the protein is MNKGRVTQVMGPVVDVKFNRGELPEIYNALKISHKAQHAGEVDIELTLEVALHLGDDSVRTIAMASTDGVVRGLEVVDTGAAISVPVGEVTLGRVFNVLGENIDLDEPVPADVRRDPIHRSAPKYEELSTKTEILETGIKVVDLLAPYIKGGKIGLFGGAGVGKTVLIQELINNIAQEHGGISVFAGVGERTREGNDLFHEMSDSGVIKKTAMVFGQMNEPPGARMRVALTGLTMAEYFRDDQGADVLLFVDNIFRFTQAGSEVSALLGRMPSAVGYQPTLATEMGQLQERITSTKTGSVTSIQAIYVPADDYTDPAPATAFAHLDATTNLERKLSEMGIYPAVDPLASTSRALAPEIVGKEHYEVARRVQQTLQKYKELQDIIAILGMDELSEDDKLVVHRARRIQFFLSQNFHVAEQFTGQPGSYVPVKETIKGFGEILDGKYDDLPEDAFRLVGRIEEVVEKAKQMA